In the Gossypium arboreum isolate Shixiya-1 chromosome 10, ASM2569848v2, whole genome shotgun sequence genome, one interval contains:
- the LOC108488531 gene encoding auxin-responsive protein SAUR78, protein MAKVGKLTKLKSAIKRWPSLTKLTRTSSAIASASDSEDQKRNIPTGLHAVYVGKSRRRYLVRSEIICHPLFQELIDRSGNESEVIVSCEVVLFEHLLWMLENDGAQLGSMEELVEFYTC, encoded by the coding sequence ATGGCGAAAGTTGGGAAGCTAACGAAGCTCAAGTCTGCAATAAAAAGATGGCCTTCTTTAACGAAACTCACCCGTACAAGCAGCGCCATAGCGTCCGCTTCAGATTCTGAGGATCAGAAGAGAAATATTCCGACGGGTCTTCACGCAGTTTACGTCGGGAAGTCACGGCGGAGATACCTGGTACGGTCGGAGATCATCTGTCATCCTTTGTTTCAAGAGTTGATCGATAGGTCGGGTAATGAAAGTGAAGTCATTGTGTCTTGTGAGGTTGTTTTGTTTGAACACTTGCTTTGGATGCTTGAGAACGACGGGGCGCAATTGGGTTCCATGGAAGAGTTGGTCGAGTTCTACACTTGCTAA